The proteins below come from a single Beutenbergia cavernae DSM 12333 genomic window:
- a CDS encoding alpha/beta fold hydrolase, producing the protein MSVQPVPPPLDTPRTGYAPIGDLRMYYEIHGSGGTPLVLLHGGLFNIDLQFGEVLPYLAASRQVIAVDFQAHGRTNDIDRPLTTENLAGDVVALLQHLDVPRADLFGFSVGGAVALRLAITHPELVRKAVVSSVSFHPSGDRGENTDAVAELDVSMIAGTPMEQEYLAKSPHPERLQALLDKIAAYDHGVAGWSEDDIRGYAAPTLVTVGDCDMVKLEHVVRFLQLRGGDVNGDFDGVPASQLAVFPGSTHFFGMARTNLVQDVVLTFLDAPEPAS; encoded by the coding sequence GTGTCCGTCCAGCCCGTCCCGCCTCCGCTCGACACCCCCCGCACCGGGTACGCCCCGATCGGCGACCTGCGGATGTACTACGAGATCCACGGCTCGGGCGGGACGCCGCTCGTGCTGCTGCACGGGGGACTGTTCAACATCGACCTGCAGTTCGGCGAGGTGCTCCCGTACCTCGCCGCGAGCCGGCAGGTCATCGCCGTCGACTTCCAGGCCCACGGCCGCACGAACGACATCGACCGTCCGCTCACGACGGAGAACCTCGCCGGCGACGTCGTCGCGCTGCTGCAGCACCTCGACGTGCCGCGCGCTGACCTGTTCGGCTTCAGCGTCGGCGGCGCCGTCGCGCTACGTCTGGCGATCACGCACCCGGAGCTCGTCCGGAAGGCGGTCGTGTCGTCGGTCTCGTTCCACCCGAGCGGGGACCGGGGGGAGAACACGGACGCGGTCGCGGAGCTGGACGTCAGCATGATCGCCGGCACCCCGATGGAGCAGGAGTACCTCGCGAAGTCGCCGCACCCGGAGAGGCTCCAGGCGCTGCTGGACAAGATCGCCGCGTACGACCACGGGGTAGCGGGCTGGTCCGAGGACGACATCCGCGGCTACGCCGCACCGACGCTCGTCACGGTCGGCGACTGCGACATGGTCAAGCTCGAGCACGTGGTGCGGTTCCTCCAGCTGCGCGGCGGCGACGTCAACGGCGACTTCGACGGCGTCCCCGCGTCCCAGCTGGCCGTCTTCCCGGGCAGCACCCACTTCTTCGGGATGGCGCGCACGAACCTCGTGCAGGACGTCGTGCTGACGTTCCTCGACGCGCCGGAGCCCGCGAGCTGA
- a CDS encoding helix-turn-helix domain-containing protein: MTSVAAARWGLVFWEHEGTARAAVTGPETRSGDAPVPEGAAFVGIEFAVGTSLRHVPTPLLVDGGIELPDTDRASFRLDGARFETPRIDDAEALVERLVRAGTLVRDPVVAGVLRGTSPRTSARTIQRRFRAATGLTQGAVAQIERARTAAVLLSTGGAGADVAATLGYVDEPHLARALRRYVGRTAGALRRGVGGAIALDLGPSGQPTA; encoded by the coding sequence ATGACGTCTGTCGCCGCGGCGCGCTGGGGGCTCGTCTTCTGGGAGCACGAGGGGACGGCTCGCGCGGCCGTCACCGGTCCGGAGACGAGGTCCGGCGACGCTCCGGTCCCGGAGGGAGCGGCGTTCGTCGGCATCGAGTTCGCCGTCGGGACGTCCTTGCGCCACGTGCCCACGCCGCTGCTCGTCGATGGCGGGATCGAGCTGCCCGACACGGACCGCGCCTCGTTCCGGCTCGACGGCGCTCGCTTCGAGACGCCCCGGATCGACGACGCCGAGGCACTCGTCGAGCGCCTGGTCCGGGCCGGGACCCTCGTGCGTGACCCCGTGGTGGCTGGAGTCCTGCGCGGCACGTCGCCCCGCACCTCGGCCCGCACGATCCAGCGCCGGTTCCGGGCGGCGACCGGTCTCACGCAGGGTGCCGTCGCCCAGATCGAGCGCGCCCGCACCGCAGCCGTGCTGCTCAGCACGGGCGGTGCGGGCGCCGACGTGGCCGCCACGCTCGGCTATGTCGACGAGCCGCACCTGGCCCGCGCGCTGCGCCGGTATGTGGGACGCACCGCCGGCGCCCTGCGTCGCGGCGTGGGCGGCGCGATCGCGCTCGACCTCGGTCCCTCGGGTCAGCCGACGGCGTAG
- a CDS encoding ArsR/SmtB family transcription factor — MDGDAELAEPARLMGEPARAAMLTALSGGRALPASDLARAARVTPATASSHLARLLAGGLVVAHRQGRHRYFALASPDVARAVEALQAIAPRRPIGSYRESRAAARLAEARSCYDHLAGRLALDIADALVAEGSLAPLVAGGVGTLHGVRGPVAARLRLGDAEPGSRRSLVRGCLDWTERRPHLAGALGAHVLELLLTEGAVTRVDGDRSLRVDATRLAWLDAA; from the coding sequence ATGGACGGCGACGCGGAATTGGCGGAGCCCGCACGGCTCATGGGAGAGCCGGCGCGGGCGGCGATGCTGACGGCTCTGTCCGGCGGGCGGGCGCTGCCGGCGTCGGACCTGGCGCGCGCCGCACGCGTGACACCGGCGACGGCGAGCTCGCACCTGGCCCGGCTGCTCGCGGGCGGCCTCGTCGTCGCGCACCGCCAGGGTCGGCACCGGTACTTCGCGCTCGCCTCCCCCGACGTCGCCCGCGCGGTCGAGGCGCTGCAGGCGATAGCGCCGCGGCGCCCGATCGGCTCCTACCGCGAGTCTCGCGCCGCGGCACGGCTCGCGGAGGCCCGCAGCTGCTACGACCACCTCGCCGGCCGCCTCGCGCTCGACATCGCTGACGCGCTCGTCGCGGAGGGGTCGCTGGCACCGCTCGTGGCGGGCGGCGTCGGGACGCTCCACGGCGTCCGGGGACCTGTGGCAGCCCGTCTGCGGCTCGGCGACGCGGAGCCCGGCTCCCGGCGTTCGCTGGTGCGCGGCTGCCTCGACTGGACCGAACGCCGCCCTCACCTGGCGGGGGCGCTGGGCGCGCACGTGCTCGAGCTGCTGCTCACCGAGGGGGCGGTGACCCGGGTCGACGGCGACCGGTCGCTTCGCGTCGACGCGACGCGCCTCGCCTGGCTGGACGCGGCGTGA
- the aroB gene encoding 3-dehydroquinate synthase, which produces MSAATRITVSAEHTYDVVVGRGLLGELPALVGPDARRVLVLYPRALDATAEVVRVELAEAGYEAYAAEVPDAEEAKTAQVAAFCWGVLGQAGFTRTDVVVGLGGGATTDLAGFVAATWLRGVRVVQLPTTLLAMVDAAVGGKTGINTAEGKNLVGAFHSPAGVLADLDTLATLPRHDLVAGLAEVVKCGFIADPRILELIEADPSAAMDPASDVLRELIERAIAVKARVVSADLREASLREILNYGHTLGHAIEHAERYQWRHGAAVSVGMVFAAELARLASGLSDDVVARHRAILTSLGLPVTYRGDRWGQLLDAMRRDKKTRGDLLRFVVLSDVGAPTRLEGPDPALLAAAYAEISRDVTPGSNRVEL; this is translated from the coding sequence ATGAGCGCCGCGACCCGCATCACCGTGAGCGCCGAGCACACCTACGACGTCGTCGTCGGTCGCGGCCTGCTCGGCGAGCTGCCGGCGCTCGTCGGCCCCGACGCCCGGCGCGTGCTCGTGCTCTACCCCCGAGCTCTGGACGCCACGGCGGAGGTGGTCCGGGTCGAGCTCGCCGAGGCCGGGTACGAGGCGTACGCGGCCGAGGTCCCGGACGCGGAGGAGGCGAAGACGGCGCAGGTGGCCGCGTTCTGCTGGGGAGTGCTCGGGCAGGCGGGCTTCACGCGCACCGATGTCGTGGTCGGGCTCGGTGGAGGGGCGACGACCGACCTCGCCGGGTTCGTGGCGGCGACCTGGCTGCGTGGCGTGCGTGTGGTCCAGCTGCCGACGACGCTCCTCGCCATGGTGGACGCCGCCGTCGGCGGGAAGACGGGCATCAACACGGCGGAGGGGAAGAACCTCGTCGGGGCGTTCCACTCGCCGGCCGGCGTGCTCGCCGATCTCGACACGTTGGCGACACTGCCGCGGCACGACCTCGTGGCCGGGCTCGCCGAGGTCGTCAAGTGCGGGTTCATCGCGGATCCGCGGATCCTCGAGCTGATCGAGGCGGACCCGTCCGCGGCGATGGACCCCGCCTCGGACGTGCTGCGCGAGCTGATCGAGCGCGCGATCGCCGTCAAGGCCCGGGTGGTGAGCGCGGACCTGCGGGAGGCGAGCCTCCGGGAGATCCTCAACTACGGGCACACGCTCGGGCACGCGATCGAGCATGCCGAGCGGTACCAGTGGCGGCACGGCGCCGCCGTCAGCGTGGGCATGGTGTTCGCGGCCGAGCTCGCGCGTCTCGCATCGGGCCTGTCCGACGACGTCGTCGCCCGGCACCGGGCGATCCTCACCTCGCTGGGGCTCCCGGTCACCTACCGCGGCGACCGGTGGGGGCAGCTGCTCGACGCGATGCGGCGCGACAAGAAGACCCGCGGTGATCTGCTGCGGTTCGTGGTGCTGAGCGACGTCGGCGCCCCGACGCGGCTGGAGGGTCCGGACCCGGCCCTGCTCGCCGCTGCGTACGCCGAGATCAGCCGCGACGTGACGCCCGGGTCGAACCGCGTGGAGCTGTAG
- a CDS encoding serine hydrolase domain-containing protein, with the protein MATYPTLDSFDFPVALAVADRTHVLSTDGDVEAVLPWKSVTKPLTALAALAAIDTGALGLDDPAGPDGSTVRHLLAHASGLPFEAGGVTQQPGRRRVYSNLGFEVLGDVVAAAVGTDVGSWVRRAVIEPLELDSTTLDGSPAHAASGSTLDVLALGLELAHPHLISAELAHEASTVQLPGLAGVLPGFGKQDHNDWGLGYEIRDHKSPHWTGSQSSPATYGHFGQSGSFLWVDPDAGLVAAFLGERSFRAEVHGRLWPALTDEILTAHGGVSFSSKTPAPDAP; encoded by the coding sequence GTGGCCACCTACCCCACCCTGGACTCCTTCGACTTCCCGGTCGCGCTGGCCGTGGCCGACCGGACGCACGTCCTCTCGACCGATGGTGACGTCGAGGCCGTGCTGCCGTGGAAGTCCGTCACGAAGCCGCTGACCGCGCTCGCCGCGCTCGCCGCGATCGACACCGGCGCCCTCGGCCTGGACGACCCCGCCGGTCCGGACGGGTCCACCGTGCGCCACCTGCTGGCCCACGCGTCCGGGCTCCCGTTCGAGGCCGGCGGAGTGACCCAGCAGCCGGGGCGTCGCCGCGTCTACTCCAACCTCGGCTTCGAGGTGCTCGGAGACGTCGTGGCGGCGGCGGTCGGCACGGACGTCGGCTCCTGGGTCCGGCGTGCGGTGATCGAGCCGCTGGAGCTCGACTCCACCACGCTCGACGGCAGCCCGGCCCACGCGGCGTCGGGCTCCACGCTCGACGTCCTCGCCCTCGGGCTCGAGCTGGCACACCCGCACCTCATCTCCGCGGAGCTCGCGCACGAGGCCAGCACGGTGCAGCTCCCCGGTCTCGCCGGCGTCCTGCCCGGCTTCGGCAAGCAGGACCACAACGACTGGGGCCTCGGCTACGAGATCCGGGACCACAAGTCGCCGCACTGGACGGGTTCCCAGTCCTCCCCCGCCACGTACGGGCACTTCGGCCAGTCCGGGAGCTTCCTCTGGGTGGATCCCGACGCCGGGCTGGTTGCCGCGTTCCTCGGCGAGCGGTCGTTCCGAGCGGAGGTCCACGGCCGGCTCTGGCCCGCCCTGACGGACGAGATCCTCACCGCGCACGGCGGTGTGTCGTTCTCGTCCAAGACGCCGGCCCCTGACGCCCCCTAG
- a CDS encoding dihydrofolate reductase family protein, whose product MRELVYTGFMSLDGVVDSPGGTQEGHRSGGWVMDTPFVPEAFALKGEELESTTALMFGRRSYEAFAPVWKDSEDHAAYRDLPKYVVSSSLPEEALVDGWGTTTILRSTDDVAEAKTTAGGAIFIHGSAELARRLSEARLIDRYHLLVFPVLLGAGKGLFSREDLEKQALTLRDSTAYPNGIVKLIYAVG is encoded by the coding sequence ATGCGGGAGCTGGTCTACACAGGGTTCATGTCCCTCGACGGGGTCGTGGACTCGCCGGGAGGGACGCAGGAGGGACACCGCAGCGGTGGATGGGTCATGGACACGCCGTTCGTGCCCGAGGCCTTCGCCCTGAAGGGCGAGGAGCTGGAGAGCACCACGGCGCTGATGTTCGGCAGGCGGAGCTACGAGGCGTTCGCGCCGGTCTGGAAGGACTCGGAGGATCACGCCGCGTACCGGGACCTCCCGAAGTACGTCGTCTCCTCCTCGCTTCCCGAGGAGGCGCTCGTCGACGGGTGGGGGACGACGACGATCCTGCGGTCCACCGACGACGTCGCCGAGGCGAAGACGACGGCGGGCGGCGCGATCTTCATCCATGGCAGCGCGGAGCTCGCGCGCCGGCTGTCGGAGGCGCGCCTGATCGACCGCTACCACCTGCTGGTCTTCCCCGTCCTGCTCGGTGCCGGCAAGGGCCTCTTCAGCCGCGAGGACCTGGAGAAGCAGGCGCTGACGCTGCGCGACAGCACCGCCTACCCGAACGGGATCGTGAAGCTGATCTACGCCGTCGGCTGA
- a CDS encoding isocitrate lyase/PEP mutase family protein — protein MSPGEFRRRHRPGAPLLLPNAWDLASARWLVGAGFDVVGTTSLGVAFAAGKPDGSGAIAEETSALASTLTRAGIAVTVDIEAGFSDDPDDVGRYASRLAALGVVGLNLEDSDGRGGLVDVDLAVAKVAAVAHAAPEVFLNARTDPFWLARGDPAADLAAAEGTALERGVAYVAAGASGVFVPGALPPATMRTLAAQLPAPLNVLVQERLGVAELARSGVARVSTGSLLFRSALAAVRDGAAALRGVPPAGVPSYDDVAGAGATDRGMGDVEESG, from the coding sequence ATGAGCCCCGGGGAGTTCCGGAGGCGGCACCGTCCCGGTGCCCCGCTCCTGCTGCCGAACGCCTGGGACCTCGCGTCCGCCCGGTGGTTGGTCGGCGCAGGGTTCGACGTCGTCGGGACCACGAGCCTCGGCGTCGCGTTCGCCGCCGGCAAGCCGGACGGCTCCGGCGCGATCGCCGAGGAGACATCCGCCCTCGCCAGCACGCTCACGAGGGCGGGCATCGCCGTCACCGTCGACATCGAGGCCGGCTTCTCCGACGACCCGGACGACGTCGGCCGGTACGCCTCCCGCCTCGCCGCGCTCGGCGTCGTCGGCCTCAACCTCGAGGACTCCGACGGTCGCGGAGGTCTGGTCGACGTGGACCTCGCCGTCGCGAAGGTCGCGGCCGTCGCGCACGCGGCGCCCGAGGTGTTCCTCAACGCCCGGACCGACCCGTTCTGGTTGGCGCGCGGGGATCCGGCCGCCGACCTGGCGGCCGCCGAGGGAACTGCCCTGGAGCGCGGGGTGGCGTACGTCGCCGCCGGGGCGTCCGGCGTGTTCGTTCCGGGTGCTCTGCCACCGGCGACGATGCGCACGCTCGCCGCCCAGCTCCCGGCCCCCCTGAACGTCCTCGTCCAGGAGCGGCTGGGCGTCGCGGAGCTGGCGCGGTCCGGGGTCGCCCGCGTCAGCACCGGGTCCCTGCTGTTCCGCAGCGCTCTCGCGGCCGTGCGCGACGGCGCCGCGGCACTGCGGGGCGTGCCGCCGGCGGGGGTGCCGTCGTACGACGATGTGGCGGGCGCCGGGGCCACCGATCGGGGGATGGGCGACGTCGAGGAGTCCGGATAG